A genomic stretch from Longimicrobiaceae bacterium includes:
- a CDS encoding methyltransferase domain-containing protein: protein MTDSAANEPVDLFDTTYANFRQRVHEQIRRDTFGEDIVQNSWLVADEARELFEWMRLDPTSTVLEVAVGSGGPALFMARTTGAGVVGIDVNEHGITAANEMARAQGLELRVRFRCADAGQPLPFEDGSFDALVCIDSVNHFPGRLAVLREWHRVLRPGGRLVYTDAIVVTGLLTNEEIAARSSIGYFLFGPVGENERLIREAGFELLRAEDRTEAVAQVSGRWHDSRAAHRDDLLQIEGEDTFEGLQRFFAAVHALSSERRLSRYAFLAVR, encoded by the coding sequence ATGACCGACTCGGCCGCGAACGAGCCCGTCGACCTCTTCGACACCACGTACGCCAACTTCCGGCAGCGCGTCCACGAGCAGATCCGACGCGACACCTTCGGGGAGGACATCGTCCAGAACAGCTGGCTCGTGGCGGACGAGGCCCGGGAGCTCTTCGAGTGGATGAGGCTGGATCCCACGTCCACGGTGCTGGAGGTCGCGGTCGGGTCCGGCGGCCCCGCGCTCTTCATGGCCCGCACCACGGGCGCAGGCGTGGTCGGGATCGACGTCAACGAGCACGGGATCACGGCGGCGAACGAGATGGCCCGCGCACAGGGGCTCGAATTGCGGGTGCGCTTCCGATGCGCCGACGCGGGCCAGCCGCTCCCCTTCGAGGACGGTTCCTTCGATGCGCTCGTCTGCATCGATTCCGTCAACCACTTCCCCGGACGGCTGGCGGTGCTCCGGGAGTGGCACCGGGTGCTCCGGCCCGGCGGGCGGCTCGTCTACACGGACGCGATCGTCGTGACGGGACTGCTCACCAACGAGGAGATCGCCGCGCGCAGCTCCATCGGCTACTTCCTGTTCGGACCCGTGGGCGAGAACGAGCGACTGATCCGGGAGGCCGGCTTCGAGCTGCTCCGCGCGGAGGACCGGACGGAGGCCGTCGCCCAGGTCTCGGGGCGCTGGCACGACTCGCGGGCCGCCCACCGGGACGACCTGCTCCAGATCGAGGGCGAGGACACGTTCGAGGGCCTGCAGCGTTTTTTCGCCGCCGTGCACGCGCTCTCCAGCGAGCGTCGCCTGTCCCGCTACGCGTTCCTGGCGGTCCGATAG